From the Cryptomeria japonica chromosome 2, Sugi_1.0, whole genome shotgun sequence genome, one window contains:
- the LOC131070557 gene encoding pentatricopeptide repeat-containing protein At1g08070, chloroplastic, whose amino-acid sequence MRILFKSISGINKFNFLTMLSVLEGLLFRGKSQQNIKSSHISSTVRTQINSRSCEKQNVVSWTAMIGECVKQEKPKEALELYTQMQKEGTLSDSQNLIFPSVLKACAKLLALRFGKEIHGYIIRSGYESDFWVANSLVFMYAKCQNLEDARELFDKMSVKEMDSCVAVIVGYSQIGNCDESLGLLDQMQMAGLKFDLISWTTMISRFVHYGHDVEALKLFHRMQLSGYVHEGSCDLALRLLNQMQLSGLKPNSFTIASVLPACASSACLKYGKEIHQYILKNKVELNVFVETALVDMYAKCGNIEKAHIVFDKMLEKNAVSWNVMIAGYAQNGHGSDALKLFHEMQRAGIKPNSITMVSILPACAHMATLQQGIEIHNYIIQNGYSSNSLVGSALIDMYAKCGDIKDARRVFDEMPTRCVGFWNAMITAYALHGRGEDSLAIFNQMQHTALMPDHITFTGVLSACTHAGMVCEGMELFDCMNRVYHIAPRAEHYACVVDLLGRAGCLDEACGIINSMPFEPTASICGALLASCRTHCNVEIGELMADHLFKLEPENSGNYILLSSIYSATCRWDDAERVRKMMRDRGVRKKLGCSWIEIDKSMYTFSVGNESHPEMVCS is encoded by the exons ATGCGcattcttttcaagtccatcagtggGATTAATAAATTCAACTTTCTCACAATGCTCAGTGTTCTTGAAGGACTATTATTTAGAGGAAAATCGCAGCAAAACATAAAAAGCAGTCATATTTCTAGTACTGTCAGGACACAAATCAACTCACGGTCTTGTGAAAAgcaaaatgtggtctcatggacggCGATGATAGGAGAATGTGTTAAACAAGAAAAACCTAAAGAGGCTCTTGAACTTTATACCCAAATGCAAAAGGAGGGTACGCTCTCCGatagtcaaaatctcatttttcctaGTGTTCTGAAGGCATGTGCGAAGTTGTTAGCTTTACGATTCGGTAAGGAAATCCATGGCTACATTATCAGAAGTGGTTATGAATCGGATTTTtgggtagccaattctcttgtttTTATGTATGCGAAATGCCAGAATTTAGAGgatgcacgtgaactgtttgacaaaatgtctgtaAAAGAGATGGATTCATGTGTTGCTGTGATTGTGGGTTATTCTCAAATTGGGAATTGTGATGAATCTTTGGGTTTGTTGGATCAAATGCAAATGGCAGGTTTGAAGTTTGACTTGATCTCTTGGACAACTATGATTTCTAGGTTTGTTCACTATGGACATGATGTGGAAGCGCTAAAGCTTTTCCATCGAATGCAGCTTTCAG gctATGTACACGAGGGTAGTTGCGATTTAGCTTTGAGGCTTCTTAATCAAATGCAGTTGTCAGGATTGAAACCTAATTCGTTTACCATTGCTAGCGTACTACCAGCATGTGCCAGCTCCGCGTGTTTGAAATATGGTAAAGAAATTCATCAGTACATACTCAAAAATAAAGTTGAGCTAAATGTCTTTGTGGAAACTGCCCTTGTAGATATGTATGCAAAGTGTGGGAATATAGAAAAGGCACACATTGTATTTGACAAAATGTTAGAAAAAAATGCGGTTTCATGGAATGTGATGATTGCAGGCTATGCCCAGAATGGACATGGTAGTGACGCTTTAAAACTCTTTCATGAAATGCAAAGAGCAGGaatcaaacccaattcaatcacaatGGTAAGCATTCTTCCTGCCTGTGCTCACATGGCAACTTTACAACAAGGCATAGAAATTCACAATTATATTATTCAAAATGGATATAGCTCAAATTCCCTCGTAGGGAGTGCTCTaatagatatgtatgcaaaatgcggAGATATAAAGGATGCCCGCAGAGTATTTGATGAAATGCCAACAAGATGTGTAGGCTTTTGGAATGCAATGATCACAGCATATGCCTTGCACGGAAGGGGTGAAGATTCTTTGGCTATATTCAACCAAATGCAACATACAGCTTTAATGCCAGATCATATCACTTTCACTGGTGTTTTGTCTGCATGCACCCATGCAGGAATGGTCTGTGAAGGCATGGAATTATTTGATTGTATGAACCGAGTTTATCACATCGCACCGCGTGCAGAACATTATGCATGTGTGGTTGATCTTCTTGGCCGTGCTGGGTGCCTTGACGAAGCATGTGGCATTATCAACAGTATGCCATTTGAACCTACAGCTAGCATATGTGGTGCTTTGCTTGCTTCTTGCAGAACTCATTGCAACGTGGAGATTGGAGAACTAATGGCAGATCATCTTTTTAAGTTGGAGCCTGAAAATTCTGGAAATTACATATTGCTTTCAAGCATCTATTCTGCAACATGCAGGTGGGATGATGCAGAAAGGGTTAGGAAGATGATGAGAGACAGGGGGGTGAGAAAGAAGCTAGGATGCAGTTGGATTGAGATTGACAAAAGCATGTACACATTTTCTGTAGGAAATGAATCACATCCAGAAATGGTATGTTCCTGA